In one window of Tripterygium wilfordii isolate XIE 37 chromosome 1, ASM1340144v1, whole genome shotgun sequence DNA:
- the LOC119995902 gene encoding probable potassium transporter 13, translating into MDPESVSGSGESRLKWYKTTLCLAYQSLGVVYGDLSTSPIYVYTSTFSGRLSLHEEDDEILGVLSLVFWTLTLIPLFKYIIFVLGADDNGEGGTFALYSLLCRRAKLGLLTASCVPDDDSCAQDPGPSVEDTRTSSLLKEFFDKHQSSRILLLLAVLLGTSMVIGDGILTPSMSVLSAVYGIKVKAASLHENYTVLIASAILVGLFALQHVGTHKVGFLFAPILLAWLLCISGVGMYNIVHWNPDIVNALSPYYAYKFFQKTGKDGWTSLGGIVLCVTGAEAMFADLGHFSHLSIRIAFTAVVYPCLILAYMGEAAYLSKHKQDLQRSFYKAIPEAVFWPVFVIATLATVVGSQAIISATFSIISQCRALRCFPRIKVIHTSSQIHGQIYIPEVNWMLMVLCLVVVIGFRDTDAIGNAYGLAVITVMFVTTCLMFLIIIMVWKRNVLAAVAFVVVFGSVEFLYFSACIAKVHNGAWLPLVFSLVLMSVMGIWYYGTLKKHSYEIHNRVSLETLLRLGLNNGVNRIPGIVLIYSNVVTGVPPMFAHFVTNFPTFHQILMFVTIQTLTVPNVLPHQRYLISRIGPPEFRIYRCIVRLGYKDARQDAHSFESNLIDSLVNILSCPGDDFIDGEETTVDQLQQSNPVVDGITVRHENGNGLNRRTVRFRGGINIEELKDLARAREAGVAYMMGNVGVVASDASSYWKKFVIDIVYGFLRQNCRRPSTALGVPHTSLIEVGMVYRV; encoded by the exons ATGGATCCGGAATCTGTGTCCGGGTCTGGGGAATCTCGTCTG AAGTGGTATAAGACAACCCTTTGTCTGGCATACCAGAGTTTGGGTGTTGTATATGGTGATCTAAGCACGTCGCCAATCTATGTTTACACGAGTACATTCTCCGGGAGGTTGAGTCTTCACGAGGAAGATGATGAAATTCTTGGGGTCCTTTCATTGGTTTTCTGGACTTTGACTTTAATACCTCTCTTTAAATACATAATATTTGTACTGGGAGCAGATGATAACGGCGAAG GTGGAACTTTTGCTTTGTATTCATTGCTTTGTCGGCGTGCAAAGTTGGGCCTTTTGACTGCTTCCTGTGTACCAGATGATGACTCTTGTGCTCAAGACCCTGGACCATCTGTCGAGGATACAAGAACCAGCTCTCTTTTAAAGGAgttttttgataagcatcaaAGTTCTAGAATCCTATTGCTGTTAGCTGTGCTCTTGGGGACTAGTATGGTCATTGGTGATGGCATCCTAACCCCGTCAATGTCtg TCCTTTCCGCAGTTTATGGCATCAAAGTAAAGGCAGCCAGTCTACATGAGA ATTATACTGTATTAATTGCTAGTGCAATTTTGGTGGGTTTGTTCGCGCTTCAGCATGTTGGAACGCATAAAGTTGGCTTTCTATTTGCTCCAATCCTGTTAGCTTGGTTGTTATGCATTAGCGGGGTTGGGATGTACAACATAGTGCACTGGAACCCCGACATTGTCAATGCTCTTTCTCCATACTATGCGTATAAGTTTTTCCAAAAGACTGGAAAAGATGGATGGACCTCCCTTGGGGGTATCGTCCTTTGTGTTACAG GGGCAGAGGCCATGTTTGCTGATCTTGGCCATTTCTCTCATCTTTCTATCAGG ATTGCATTCACTGCAGTTGTCTACCCTTGCTTGATCCTGGCATATATGGGTGAGGCTGCTTATCTTTCTAAGCACAAACAGGACCTTCAGAGAAGCTTCTACAAAGCCATTCCTG AGGCTGTATTTTGGCCAGTATTTGTAATTGCAACTCTTGCAACAGTAGTGGGAAGTCAGGCAATTATCTCTGCCACTTTCTCAATTATCAGCCAGTGTAGAGCACTGAGATGCTTCCCTCGTATCAAGGTGATTCATACATCAAGTCAAATACATGGGCAGATTTACATACCAGAGGTGAACTGGATGTTGATGGTTTTATGCCTAGTTGTTGTAATTGGCTTCAGAGATACAGATGCGATAGGCAATGCATATG GCCTTGCTGTTATCACTGTGATGTTTGTTACCACCTGCTTGATGTTTCTCATCATTATAATGGTTTGGAAACGAAATGTTCTAGCAGCGGTTGCTTTTGTAGTTGTTTTTGGATCTGTGGAGTTCCTCTACTTTTCTGCCTGCATTGCCAAAGTCCACAACGGGGCCTGGCTCCCTCTTGTTTTCTCCCTAGTACTCATGTCTGTGATGGGAATCTGGTATTATGGTACTTTGAAGAAGCATTCCTATGAAATACATAACCGGGTATCCTTGGAGACACTTCTACGCCTGGGTCTGAATAATGGTGTAAATCGTATACCTGGGATTGTCCTAATATACTCTAATGTGGTCACAGGGGTACCACCAATGTTTGCCCACTTTGTAACCAACTTTCCCACCTTCCACCAAATCCTCATGTTTGTTACCATTCAGACTCTGACAGTTCCTAATGTTCTTCCCCATCAGCGATATCTTATCAGCCGCATTGGCCCACCTGAGTTTCGTATATATCGGTGCATAGTCAGGCTTGGCTACAAGGATGCTAGGCAGGATGCTCATTCCTTTGAGAGTAATCTGATCGACTCTTTGGTCAACATCTTGTCATGCCCTGGTGATGATTTCATTGATGGAGAGGAAACAACTGTGGATCAGCTGCAGCAGTCTAATCCAGTGGTGGATGGGATTACTGTGAGACATGAGAATGGAAATGGGTTAAACCGGAGGACGGTCAGATTTCGTGGTGGTATAAATATTGAGGAACTGAAGGACCTAGCGAGGGCTAGAGAAGCTGGTGTTGCATACATGATGGGCAATGTTGGTGTGGTGGCCAGCGACGCTTCTTCGTATTGGAAGAAGTTTGTCATTGATATTGTGTATGGCTTCTTACGACAGAACTGCCGGCGTCCTTCAACTGCGCTTGGGGTACCACACACTTCTCTCATCGAAGTAGGGATGGTCTATCGTGTATAA
- the LOC119996701 gene encoding uncharacterized protein LOC119996701 gives MGLVVVISLPLILFCLLLGFGCYFLGRARGRQDVRTNAQVYGVPTPPPGSAAEAATSYPSPPPAHTKLFNNSANV, from the coding sequence ATGGGTCTGGTAGTAGTGATTTCTCTGCCATTGATTCTCTTCTGCTTACTGCTTGGGTTCGGCTGTTATTTCCTGGGAAGAGCCAGAGGAAGACAAGATGTCCGCACCAATGCTCAGGTCTATGGAGTCCCCACTCCACCTCCTGGTTCTGCAGCTGAGGCTGCTACCTCTTATCCTTCACCTCCTCCTGCACACACCAAGCTTTTCAACAACTCTGCAAATGTTTAA
- the LOC119996507 gene encoding proton pump-interactor 1 codes for MEAAEADSMEVNQALEIVTQECSHGLEIDESAKTVSEELDQTLEARIKEAEKMIEKLDHEQLQVVGEIKERICDRDYELSQLGNLENHARRIRESVMFARVEMNQLKLALDKMSFRNHAYQGRGIDSGAMEEQPNIHRLHSRMLHGTKNLAEEKALSRQVGAMQRRRATDSDTSFKDRDGKVFCEQISWLYYRKECWNNDEETNRQYLKEIKQAEWEREKEIADAPVKGKIWNSLGSKKIIQGQIKVINDETDGLRKQQLKAREKIKHVKKKLKAIEKETSKLQKLNAEKYTRKDEAYGRLFELRKQQDKRVG; via the exons ATGGAAGCCGCGGAGGCCGATTCAATGGAAGTTAATCAGGCATTAGAGATTGTAACTCAAGAATGCAGTCATGGGCTTGAAATTGATGAATCTGCAAAGACTGTTTCAGAGGAGCTTGATCAAACTCTAGAGGCCAGAATCAAAGAAGCTGAAAAGATGATTGAAAAGCTGGATCATGAACAACTCCAAGTCGTCGGAGAGATTAAAGAGAGAATA TGTGATCGGGATTATGAACTTTCGCAGTTGGGAAACCTCGAGAACCATGCTAGGAGAATCAGAGAAAGTGTAATGTTTGCAAGAGTAGAAATGAATCAACTCAAATTAGCTCTAGATAAGATGAGTTTCAGAAACCATGCATACCAAGGAAGAGGGATTGATTCAGGAGCAATGGAGGAACAGCCTAATATCCAT CGATTGCATTCTCGGATGCTGCATGGAACCAAAAACTTGGCGGAGGAGAAGGCGCTGTCAAGACAGGTCGGTGCAATGCAGCGCAGAAGAGCTACTGATTCGGACACTTCATTCAAAGATCGTGACGGGAAA gttttctgCGAACAGATAAGCTGGTTATATTACAGGAAGGAATGCTGGAATAATGATGAAGAAACAAACCGTCAATACCTCAAAGAGATCAAGCAGGCAGAatgggagagggaaaaggaAATTGCTGATGCTCCTGTGAAAGGAAAGATTTGGAACTCATTGGGTTCTAAGAAAATCATTCAAGGCCAAATAAAA GTAATAAATGACGAGACAGATGGGCTCAGGAAGCAACAATTGAAAGCTAGGGAGAAGATTAAGCATgtgaagaaaaaattgaaggCTATTGAGAAGGAGACGAGTAAACTTCAGAAGCTCAATGCAGAGAAATACACGAGAAAGGATGAAGCTTATGGACGCCTTTTCGAACTGCGAAAACAACAGGATAAGAGGGTAGGATAA
- the LOC119983615 gene encoding ADP-ribosylation factor-like protein 8a, giving the protein MGLWEAFLNWLRSLFFKQEMELSLIGLQNAGKTSLVNVVATGGYSEDMIPTVGFNMRKVTKGNVTIKLWDLGGQPRFRSMWERYCRAVSAIVYVVDAADHENLSTSKSELHDLLSKPSLSGIPLLVLGNKIDKPGALSKEALTEAMGLKSITDREVCCFMISCKNSTNIDSVIDWLVKHSKSKS; this is encoded by the exons ATGGGTTTGTGGGAAGCTTTCCTCAATTGGCTCAGGAG CCTCTTTTTCAAGCAAGAAATGGAATTATCCTTGATTGGACTTCAGAATGCTGGGAAAACCTCACTTGTGAATGTTGTTGCA ACCGGTGGATATAGTGAAGATATGATTCCTACG GTAGGATTCAATATGAGGAAAGTAACCAAAGGAAACGTTACAATAAAGTTGTGGGATCTTGGTGGTCAACCCAGGTTTCGCAGCATGTGGGAGCGATACTGTCGTGCTGTTTCTGCTATTGT CTATGTGGTTGATGCTGCTGATCATGAAAACTTGAGTACCTCAAAGAGTGAGCTTCATGATTTGCTGAGCAAACCTTCGCTTAGTGGTATTCCCTTGCTAGTGTTAGGTAACAAGATTGACAAGCCAGGAGCTCTGTCTAAAGAGGCTTTGACTGAGGCAAT GGGACTCAAGTCAATTACAGACAGAGAAGTTTGCTGCTTTATGATCTCATGCAAGAACTCTACCAATATCGATTCAGTTATTGATTGGCTTGTGAAGCATTCGAAATCAAAGAGCTGA